A genomic segment from Tuwongella immobilis encodes:
- a CDS encoding BBP7 family outer membrane beta-barrel protein, translated as MIYRGIASVWMGLLIASIGLAQVPGSSRVTDLPVGSDLVPLPTQPAIPIPPPQAMPMASQAPPRVSTPAPRSPEPIGLDRSPVSPLEPLPNSPAGNPMPLTTTPFGAPPTAFETQSQPSMPSLPLFSYCPPGMPQFWSSLDYLLWWTQQTDLPPIAQVIPDALANAPAFRAGQAMTLYPTDSTGTEAMSGIRTVVGGWFSPAQTLAAEVVYFQLFEQGDRFQVESNGSPVIGRYYVDSQTNLPTLLTFSNPTTGTRGSISADFAQSVHNAEANLMGSIRPYVGDRMMVIAGFRYMDVQQRMNITDRMVNANGSAFIQGQESFDVKNRFYGGQVGTKWVWQGKHWSLDTTVKLAVGAMSQNSEIQGMTMVHTPANTATYAGDILAQSSNIGNRTQTTTALIPELNLKLGYKINSWAQFHAGYDFVFISDMMNLGNLMDTTVNANLIPPGNPGGPMRPGFPNESDTFWLQGLTLGVSIQY; from the coding sequence ATGATCTATCGGGGTATTGCAAGCGTCTGGATGGGGCTGTTGATCGCATCGATTGGTCTGGCCCAAGTTCCTGGTAGCAGCCGAGTTACGGATCTGCCGGTGGGTTCGGATCTGGTCCCGTTGCCGACTCAACCTGCCATTCCGATTCCGCCTCCGCAGGCCATGCCGATGGCCTCTCAGGCTCCCCCGCGTGTGTCAACGCCCGCTCCGCGTTCGCCTGAGCCGATCGGCTTGGATCGGTCGCCGGTGTCGCCGCTCGAACCACTGCCCAATAGTCCGGCTGGGAATCCGATGCCGTTGACGACGACGCCATTTGGTGCGCCGCCGACTGCGTTTGAAACGCAATCACAACCATCGATGCCCAGTTTGCCGTTATTCTCGTATTGTCCACCGGGGATGCCCCAATTTTGGAGCAGCCTGGACTATCTGCTGTGGTGGACGCAGCAGACGGATTTGCCGCCGATTGCACAAGTGATTCCGGATGCGTTGGCCAATGCCCCGGCGTTTCGTGCGGGTCAAGCGATGACCTTGTATCCGACCGATTCCACCGGGACGGAAGCGATGTCCGGCATTCGTACCGTCGTTGGCGGGTGGTTCTCGCCGGCCCAGACGTTGGCTGCCGAAGTGGTTTATTTCCAACTCTTTGAGCAAGGCGACCGATTCCAGGTGGAATCGAATGGCAGCCCGGTGATTGGTCGGTATTACGTCGATTCGCAAACGAATTTACCCACGCTGTTGACATTTTCCAATCCCACAACCGGGACGCGCGGCTCGATTTCTGCGGATTTCGCGCAATCGGTTCACAATGCCGAAGCCAATCTGATGGGGTCGATTCGGCCCTATGTTGGCGATCGCATGATGGTGATTGCGGGATTTCGCTACATGGATGTGCAGCAGCGCATGAATATCACCGATCGCATGGTGAATGCCAATGGTTCAGCATTCATCCAGGGTCAAGAATCGTTCGATGTCAAAAACCGCTTCTACGGCGGCCAAGTGGGGACCAAATGGGTTTGGCAAGGCAAACACTGGTCGCTGGATACGACCGTGAAACTGGCGGTCGGGGCGATGTCACAGAATAGCGAAATTCAAGGCATGACGATGGTGCATACCCCGGCCAACACCGCGACGTATGCGGGCGATATTCTCGCCCAGAGCAGTAACATTGGCAATCGCACGCAGACCACCACGGCGTTAATTCCCGAATTGAATCTGAAACTCGGATATAAAATTAATTCGTGGGCGCAATTTCATGCCGGTTATGATTTTGTGTTCATTAGCGATATGATGAACCTGGGCAATCTCATGGATACCACGGTGAATGCGAATCTGATTCCGCCGGGAAATCCGGGTGGCCCGATGCGACCGGGATTCCCGAATGAAAGCGATACCTTTTGGCTGCAAGGGCTGACGTTGGGTGTGAGCATCCAATATTAA
- a CDS encoding alpha/beta fold hydrolase, with amino-acid sequence MERRHRWLLALCCGAIAVGLFAPAPLAAQPERYDLGLRLRAFERAWDAQPDAAKRQAVVSPLKTAMNAFFSLRLDQAAEGMDRARLMLQGADLERTDLLWANSLAVQPESRLIDAESSSVLVVLRPMYGKWPIPANVRFAVMVGDAPEVEYPLDRFPCIVKVDLQGASKEKNVDLLLKTEIRVGRTIRVPCEQILSRVENRDGRIRLLQAAVAQLPKPRTQIEESTLKHLTEVLALLADRNVMETDYPAARLMAEAETLAKNLATKQQTYTPQRDGQFWLTIPTADGPGVGRIFIPKGLKPGKTVPMVVALHGAGGSENMFFDGYGDGYIVKQCEERGWICLAPRGPGLVGTAPLAGMLDQLVERYPVDRSKILLVGHSMGAAQSIAFAQRLPDRFAMVAALGGGGSIRKDSAAAIAQLPFFIGVGTDDFALNSSRSLRKQLQQANVKSVEFKEYPKIEHIVIVREALPDVLAAFQKLIQPK; translated from the coding sequence ATGGAACGACGACACCGATGGCTCCTGGCGTTGTGCTGCGGGGCAATCGCCGTGGGCCTCTTCGCCCCAGCGCCACTCGCCGCCCAACCCGAACGCTACGATTTGGGCCTGCGATTGCGGGCCTTCGAACGGGCCTGGGATGCGCAACCCGATGCCGCCAAACGACAAGCGGTGGTTTCGCCTCTGAAAACGGCCATGAACGCCTTCTTTTCGCTGCGGCTGGATCAGGCCGCCGAAGGCATGGATCGCGCGCGGCTGATGCTCCAAGGGGCCGATCTGGAACGCACCGATCTGCTTTGGGCCAACTCGCTTGCCGTCCAACCCGAATCCCGGCTGATCGATGCCGAATCGTCAAGCGTTCTCGTGGTCTTGCGACCGATGTACGGCAAATGGCCGATCCCTGCCAATGTCCGATTCGCCGTCATGGTGGGCGATGCGCCGGAAGTCGAATATCCGCTGGATCGATTTCCGTGCATCGTCAAGGTGGATCTCCAAGGGGCCAGCAAAGAGAAGAATGTCGATCTGTTGCTGAAGACGGAAATTCGCGTGGGTCGAACTATTCGCGTTCCCTGCGAACAAATCCTCTCCCGAGTCGAGAATCGCGATGGCCGCATTCGCTTGCTGCAAGCCGCCGTTGCCCAACTCCCGAAGCCCCGCACCCAGATTGAAGAATCGACACTCAAGCATTTGACAGAAGTGCTGGCCTTGTTGGCCGATCGCAACGTGATGGAAACGGACTATCCCGCCGCACGACTGATGGCGGAAGCCGAGACCCTGGCCAAGAATCTCGCCACGAAACAGCAAACCTATACCCCACAACGAGATGGGCAATTCTGGCTGACCATTCCCACCGCAGATGGGCCGGGAGTCGGGCGGATTTTCATTCCCAAAGGACTCAAGCCCGGAAAGACCGTGCCCATGGTCGTCGCGCTCCACGGGGCAGGGGGGAGCGAAAATATGTTCTTCGACGGCTATGGCGATGGATACATCGTGAAACAGTGCGAGGAACGCGGTTGGATCTGCCTGGCGCCACGCGGGCCAGGACTGGTGGGAACCGCACCGCTGGCCGGGATGCTGGATCAATTGGTCGAACGCTATCCGGTGGATCGCAGCAAGATTTTGCTTGTCGGGCACTCCATGGGGGCGGCGCAATCGATTGCGTTTGCACAACGATTGCCCGATCGTTTTGCCATGGTTGCAGCTCTTGGCGGTGGTGGTTCGATTCGCAAAGATTCGGCGGCGGCGATCGCCCAATTGCCGTTTTTCATCGGTGTCGGAACCGACGATTTCGCACTCAATTCGTCCCGTTCGCTTCGCAAGCAATTGCAGCAGGCCAATGTGAAATCGGTTGAATTCAAAGAGTATCCTAAAATCGAACATATCGTGATTGTTCGTGAAGCATTGCCCGATGTGTTGGCCGCTTTCCAGAAATTGATTCAACCAAAATGA
- a CDS encoding FHA domain-containing protein, giving the protein MPAQLLALSEGSNILLDKPILLLGRHPECDIQLNSRKVSRIHCCLAQVHDYLVVRDLGSTNGVRINGVRVVEGKVHAGDELTIGNFRYQVVWDGPDGPPSDRRKLPKGLVGSPSAASPGAQPAAHLPSADPKASAPVIDEDSMLEDSDEPIPLPAPANGKLLPAQPVDPRSGARMPKPLTESNDPPPADDGTEQQSILLPEHLTLLPPKDSSKIS; this is encoded by the coding sequence ATGCCTGCTCAACTGCTGGCACTATCCGAGGGCAGTAACATCCTTCTGGATAAGCCGATCCTGTTGTTGGGGCGGCACCCAGAATGCGATATTCAACTCAATTCTCGCAAAGTTTCCCGCATTCATTGCTGTCTGGCACAAGTGCATGATTATCTGGTTGTTAGAGACCTGGGCAGCACCAACGGCGTCCGCATCAACGGCGTCCGAGTTGTCGAAGGCAAAGTCCACGCCGGCGATGAACTCACCATCGGTAACTTTCGCTACCAAGTGGTGTGGGATGGGCCAGATGGTCCCCCCTCCGATCGTCGAAAACTCCCCAAAGGACTCGTTGGTTCCCCGTCCGCCGCTTCACCTGGAGCGCAACCAGCAGCCCATTTGCCGAGTGCCGATCCGAAGGCCAGCGCACCCGTGATCGATGAAGATTCGATGCTCGAAGATTCCGATGAGCCAATTCCGCTGCCCGCGCCTGCCAACGGGAAATTGCTTCCTGCTCAGCCGGTCGATCCGCGTTCGGGTGCCCGAATGCCCAAACCGCTAACCGAATCCAACGATCCGCCGCCGGCAGACGATGGCACCGAGCAGCAATCGATTCTTTTGCCCGAACATCTGACATTGCTGCCGCCGAAAGACTCTTCCAAAATCTCCTGA
- the def gene encoding peptide deformylase produces MKIVPYPHPALRTKAEPVKAIDKDLHLLVGRMFELMYEHEGLGLAAPQVAQGVQVLVMNFTGSSKNPDTECVAINPVILESKGSVEDREGCLSFPGLFQRVRRAKQVKVQAYNLKGELYEMTCSDLIARIWQHEIDHLNGMLFIDKMSMLAKLAAKPEIEAFKADFDKALRKGDYPPGIAPKF; encoded by the coding sequence ATGAAAATTGTCCCCTATCCGCACCCGGCGTTACGCACCAAAGCAGAGCCGGTGAAGGCGATTGATAAAGACTTGCACCTGCTGGTCGGCCGCATGTTCGAGCTGATGTACGAACACGAAGGCTTGGGGTTGGCCGCGCCCCAAGTCGCGCAGGGCGTGCAAGTTCTGGTGATGAATTTCACCGGCAGCTCGAAGAATCCCGACACCGAATGCGTCGCCATCAACCCGGTGATTCTCGAAAGCAAAGGCTCGGTCGAAGACCGCGAAGGCTGTCTGAGTTTCCCCGGATTATTTCAACGGGTCCGACGCGCCAAGCAGGTCAAAGTGCAAGCCTACAATCTGAAGGGCGAACTGTACGAAATGACGTGCAGCGATTTGATTGCCCGGATTTGGCAGCACGAAATCGATCACCTCAACGGAATGCTGTTCATCGATAAAATGAGCATGCTCGCGAAACTGGCGGCCAAGCCGGAAATCGAAGCGTTCAAAGCCGATTTCGACAAAGCCCTTCGCAAGGGCGACTATCCGCCCGGAATCGCCCCCAAATTCTGA
- the fmt gene encoding methionyl-tRNA formyltransferase produces the protein MSELRLVMMGTGTFAEPTLEAILAGPHPVVGLVTQPDRSGSVVRGTTRQTGKGMRTIAEAANVPVYQPENINTPEGIAALAAWKPDLLVVAAYGQILADAVIETARLGAINVHASLLPKYRGAAPIAWAIERGESDSGITIIRITTGLDAGEMLAQQAVSILPDETSGELEARLAPIGGAMACEVIQQIVAGTVRGIAQDASLVTRAPKIRKEQGLIDWSMPAERIARRVRAFQPWPSAYTFLHRQGKPPMRLILNRTQATEAAPASLPDEPGRLASEAGLLHVRCGSGVLTLHELQPAGKKRMSAAEFLRGYTVQPTDLVGPESLSGGPA, from the coding sequence GTGAGCGAATTGCGTTTAGTCATGATGGGCACTGGCACCTTTGCCGAGCCGACCCTAGAAGCGATTCTGGCCGGGCCGCATCCCGTGGTGGGGCTGGTGACGCAGCCGGATCGCAGCGGATCGGTCGTGCGCGGCACCACTCGACAGACCGGCAAAGGGATGCGGACCATTGCCGAGGCCGCGAATGTCCCCGTCTATCAGCCCGAAAATATCAACACGCCCGAAGGCATTGCCGCCCTCGCCGCTTGGAAGCCCGATCTGCTCGTAGTGGCGGCCTATGGCCAAATTCTGGCGGATGCCGTGATCGAAACCGCGAGATTGGGGGCGATCAACGTCCATGCGTCGCTGCTGCCGAAATATCGCGGCGCGGCACCAATCGCCTGGGCAATCGAGCGCGGCGAGTCCGATAGCGGCATCACCATCATTCGCATCACCACCGGACTCGATGCCGGAGAGATGCTCGCACAACAGGCCGTATCGATTCTGCCCGACGAAACCTCCGGCGAACTCGAAGCCCGACTCGCCCCCATTGGCGGGGCCATGGCCTGCGAGGTGATTCAGCAAATCGTGGCGGGCACCGTCCGTGGCATTGCCCAAGATGCCAGTCTGGTGACTCGAGCACCGAAGATTCGCAAGGAACAGGGACTCATTGATTGGAGCATGCCCGCCGAGCGCATCGCGCGACGGGTGCGAGCATTCCAACCCTGGCCCAGCGCGTACACCTTTCTGCATCGGCAGGGGAAACCACCGATGCGCCTGATTTTGAATCGCACTCAGGCGACGGAAGCGGCTCCAGCGTCGCTCCCCGACGAACCGGGGCGATTGGCCAGCGAAGCCGGTCTGCTGCATGTTCGGTGCGGCAGCGGCGTGCTGACCCTTCACGAACTGCAACCAGCGGGAAAAAAACGCATGTCTGCGGCTGAATTTTTGCGGGGGTACACCGTCCAACCCACCGACTTGGTCGGTCCCGAGTCTCTGTCGGGAGGCCCGGCATGA
- the rsmB gene encoding 16S rRNA (cytosine(967)-C(5))-methyltransferase RsmB encodes MTPRHLVLQMLARSRKKESFSGAILDDALTQAVGMSPVDKRLATHLFLGMIRREATLDAMMKPFSHRPLIEIQSEVRDLVRMGIYQIACMTQIPPHAAVYETVEIARAVNPRSLGFVNGVLRRITELVTDRKVYAPSEDALPMDDGHYRQLSRNLFPDPRRMPAEYLAEAFGWPFWLSRRRIAQLGWDSCLRQGFWFLTHPPLYLRVNRLKTTREAYMEMLTAANIAHEPATHPQAIRMIGGHNIRALPGYAEGLFAVQDESSIRVGSALSPKPGMRVLDLCAAPGGKTTHLAELMDNQGEIIACDIEADRLKSVSSLAERLGLACIQTQAIAKDGTPPDGPFDMALVDVPCSNTGVMGRRPELRNRLKPNELPHLVQLQTRLLEQAADRVKPGGVLVYSTCSIEPEEDGLLARAFPKLRPEWVIEADELTLPGRPSDGGYWARFRRQG; translated from the coding sequence ATGACTCCGCGCCACTTGGTGCTGCAAATGCTCGCCCGCAGCCGGAAAAAGGAATCCTTCTCCGGGGCGATCCTCGATGATGCCTTAACGCAAGCTGTCGGCATGTCCCCCGTGGATAAGCGGCTGGCCACCCACCTGTTTTTGGGCATGATCCGCCGCGAGGCCACGCTCGATGCGATGATGAAACCATTCTCGCATCGCCCGCTCATCGAGATTCAAAGCGAAGTGCGAGACTTGGTCCGCATGGGCATTTATCAGATTGCCTGCATGACACAGATTCCGCCTCATGCGGCAGTGTACGAAACCGTCGAAATTGCCCGCGCGGTCAATCCCCGGTCGCTGGGATTCGTCAACGGCGTGTTGCGGCGGATTACCGAACTGGTCACCGATCGCAAAGTCTATGCGCCATCGGAAGATGCGCTGCCGATGGATGATGGACACTATCGACAATTATCGCGGAATTTGTTCCCCGATCCGCGTCGGATGCCCGCGGAATATCTCGCCGAAGCCTTTGGCTGGCCGTTCTGGTTGAGTCGGCGGCGAATTGCCCAACTCGGCTGGGATTCCTGCCTGCGCCAGGGATTTTGGTTTCTGACGCATCCGCCGTTGTATCTGCGGGTGAATCGGCTGAAAACGACTCGCGAAGCCTACATGGAGATGCTGACGGCGGCGAATATCGCCCACGAACCGGCGACGCATCCGCAGGCGATTCGCATGATTGGCGGGCACAACATTCGCGCGCTGCCCGGCTATGCCGAGGGGCTGTTTGCCGTGCAGGATGAATCGTCCATTCGCGTGGGCAGTGCCCTGTCGCCGAAGCCGGGGATGCGAGTGCTGGATCTGTGTGCGGCACCGGGTGGCAAGACAACGCATCTGGCAGAACTGATGGATAACCAAGGCGAAATCATCGCCTGCGACATCGAAGCCGATCGATTGAAGAGTGTCTCATCGTTGGCCGAACGCCTGGGGTTAGCCTGCATTCAAACGCAGGCCATTGCGAAGGATGGCACCCCGCCGGATGGCCCGTTCGATATGGCACTGGTGGATGTTCCGTGCAGCAACACGGGGGTGATGGGCCGCCGACCGGAATTACGCAACCGCTTGAAGCCAAACGAGTTGCCGCACTTGGTCCAATTGCAAACCCGCTTGCTGGAACAAGCCGCCGATCGGGTCAAACCGGGTGGCGTGCTGGTCTATTCCACCTGCAGCATTGAGCCG